Proteins from a single region of Chloroherpeton thalassium ATCC 35110:
- a CDS encoding efflux RND transporter permease subunit: MLNKFIEISMRERLGVIGGIIILAALGFYSLREIPIDSQPDVTNNQVQIITAVSGLSPVETERLVTFPIETAMNGLPDMTELRSISKYGLSVVTVVFEDNVDPYFARQIVMERLQSVKGDLPPAASEPTIGPLSSALGEIYQYEVKGAHYSAMELRGIQDYVVKQQLKTIPGVTEVNSFGGFVKQYQVAVSPLKLQTYGLTLSDVFEALEKGNSISSGNFIEHNDEQYIIRGLGMASGTEDLKNIAVGTNNNVPIFIKDVAEVSVGSEIRQGAVTRDGKGEAVTGIVMMLRGENSREVIQRVQEKVDDLNRILKPQGIEIESFYDQTTLVLRTIQTVQTNLIEGGLLVVFVLVAFLGNLRAALIVAAVIPFSMFFTFIGMNWLGLSANLMSLGAIDFGMVVDGSVVMMENIIRRLEHDKKGDRIHVIRESAYEVSRPIFFGVMIILMVYVPILTLQGMEGKLFSPMAFAVGFAIFGSLILALGVVPVFATFVFKGDVKEKENKLLTWLQPHYETVLRAALRHRFLTLAIAVVLLALTFATVPFMGREFLPELDEGNSLIEAKMLPSVSLDKSIEKGEKISRILKKFPEVKTVVAKTGRPDIANDYMGVHETDIFVILNPIETWTTAETKSALEDTLRKAIEPVTSGMYINFSQPIAMRVNELVSGTKADVAVKIFGDDYDDLERYAHAIEEIALGVQGTASVLVEQVSGQPYLNLHIDRNETARYGLSIADVQTAIETAVGGKVATEILEGRQRYGVLVRFEKNAREQILSLKNILIPLPDRNSRLPLGQLARFEQTEGPAQVSHESSQRRLVVECNIDGRDIGSYVEELRTKIESTVKMKPGYLIDYGGQFENQERAMTRLAIVVPLAIFIIFVLLYLMFGQIRYAALILVNLPFATIGGVFALLLRDLPLSVTASIGFIALFGVAVLNGVVLISYINDLRETHPDWDLNTAIISACKTRLRPVLMTALVASLGFIPMATSHGVGAEVQRPLATVVIGGLITSTLLTLLVLPTVYETMEERVLRRKRG, encoded by the coding sequence ATGTTAAATAAATTTATAGAAATCTCGATGCGCGAGCGCCTCGGCGTGATTGGCGGCATTATCATTCTCGCGGCGTTAGGATTTTATTCCTTGCGCGAAATTCCTATCGATTCGCAGCCCGATGTAACCAACAACCAAGTTCAAATTATCACGGCAGTCAGTGGGCTGTCGCCGGTTGAAACCGAACGATTGGTAACTTTTCCGATTGAAACCGCCATGAACGGCCTGCCCGATATGACGGAGCTTCGCTCGATTTCCAAATACGGCCTGTCGGTGGTAACGGTCGTTTTTGAGGACAACGTCGATCCGTATTTTGCAAGGCAAATTGTGATGGAGCGGCTTCAAAGTGTCAAAGGCGATTTGCCGCCAGCGGCTTCCGAACCGACGATCGGGCCGCTAAGTTCGGCGTTAGGTGAAATTTACCAATACGAGGTGAAAGGCGCTCATTATTCGGCGATGGAGTTGCGCGGCATTCAAGACTATGTCGTCAAGCAGCAGCTCAAAACCATTCCGGGCGTCACGGAGGTCAACAGCTTCGGCGGGTTTGTCAAGCAATATCAAGTGGCCGTTTCGCCGCTTAAATTGCAAACCTACGGGCTGACGCTCTCGGACGTTTTCGAAGCGCTGGAAAAGGGAAATTCCATCAGCTCCGGCAATTTCATCGAGCATAACGACGAGCAGTACATCATTCGCGGGCTGGGCATGGCAAGCGGGACGGAGGACTTGAAAAACATCGCCGTTGGCACAAACAACAACGTGCCGATTTTCATCAAGGATGTGGCGGAGGTGAGCGTCGGCAGCGAGATTCGGCAGGGTGCGGTCACGCGCGATGGCAAGGGCGAGGCTGTGACCGGCATTGTGATGATGCTTCGCGGCGAAAATTCGCGCGAGGTGATTCAGCGCGTTCAGGAAAAAGTCGACGATTTGAACCGGATTTTAAAACCGCAAGGCATCGAAATTGAGTCATTTTACGATCAAACCACACTCGTTTTGCGCACCATCCAAACCGTTCAAACCAACCTGATTGAAGGCGGTTTGCTGGTGGTGTTCGTGTTGGTTGCGTTTTTGGGCAACTTGCGCGCGGCGCTGATTGTGGCGGCGGTGATTCCATTTTCCATGTTTTTCACCTTTATCGGCATGAATTGGCTGGGGCTTTCGGCCAACTTGATGTCGCTCGGCGCGATTGACTTCGGCATGGTCGTCGACGGTTCGGTGGTGATGATGGAAAACATCATTCGGCGGCTCGAACACGATAAAAAAGGCGATCGCATTCATGTGATTCGCGAGAGCGCCTACGAGGTCTCGCGCCCGATTTTCTTCGGCGTGATGATTATTCTGATGGTTTATGTCCCGATTCTCACTTTGCAGGGCATGGAGGGCAAGCTTTTTTCGCCGATGGCCTTTGCGGTCGGCTTTGCGATTTTCGGCTCGCTGATTCTTGCGCTCGGGGTTGTTCCGGTTTTCGCAACGTTTGTTTTTAAAGGCGATGTGAAGGAAAAGGAAAACAAGCTTTTAACCTGGCTTCAGCCGCATTACGAAACCGTACTTCGCGCGGCGCTTCGGCATCGTTTCCTGACGCTTGCGATTGCGGTCGTGCTGCTCGCGCTCACCTTTGCGACCGTGCCGTTTATGGGGCGCGAATTTTTGCCGGAGCTTGACGAAGGCAACAGTTTGATTGAGGCGAAAATGCTGCCGTCGGTTTCGCTTGACAAAAGCATCGAGAAGGGCGAAAAAATTTCGCGCATTTTGAAAAAATTCCCGGAGGTGAAAACGGTGGTCGCCAAAACCGGACGCCCCGATATCGCCAACGATTACATGGGCGTGCATGAAACGGACATTTTCGTCATCCTCAACCCGATTGAAACTTGGACGACCGCCGAGACCAAATCCGCGCTGGAAGACACCTTGCGCAAGGCGATTGAGCCGGTCACTTCGGGCATGTATATTAATTTTTCGCAGCCGATTGCCATGCGTGTGAACGAGCTGGTTTCTGGCACGAAAGCTGATGTGGCGGTCAAAATTTTCGGCGACGATTACGACGACTTGGAGCGTTACGCCCATGCGATTGAAGAAATCGCGCTCGGCGTGCAAGGTACGGCGTCGGTGCTGGTCGAGCAAGTCAGCGGGCAGCCGTATTTGAACCTGCATATCGATCGGAACGAAACGGCGCGTTACGGCCTGAGCATCGCCGATGTGCAAACGGCAATTGAAACCGCCGTCGGCGGCAAGGTTGCGACGGAAATTTTGGAAGGGCGGCAGCGCTACGGCGTGTTGGTCAGATTTGAAAAAAACGCCCGAGAACAAATCCTATCGCTGAAAAATATTTTGATTCCGCTGCCAGATCGAAACAGCCGTCTGCCGTTGGGGCAACTGGCGCGGTTTGAACAGACCGAAGGGCCGGCGCAAGTCAGCCACGAAAGCAGCCAACGCCGGCTCGTCGTCGAGTGCAACATCGACGGGCGCGACATCGGCAGCTATGTCGAAGAGCTTCGCACAAAAATTGAATCCACCGTGAAGATGAAGCCCGGGTATTTAATCGATTACGGCGGGCAATTTGAAAATCAGGAACGCGCGATGACACGGCTTGCAATCGTCGTGCCGCTGGCGATTTTCATCATTTTCGTGCTGCTGTATTTGATGTTCGGGCAAATTCGCTACGCGGCGTTGATTCTTGTGAATTTGCCGTTTGCGACGATTGGCGGGGTATTTGCGTTGCTCTTGCGCGATTTGCCGCTGTCGGTGACGGCATCCATCGGATTTATTGCGCTGTTCGGCGTGGCGGTGCTAAACGGCGTGGTGCTGATTTCCTACATCAACGATTTGCGCGAAACGCATCCCGATTGGGACTTAAACACGGCGATCATCTCGGCGTGCAAAACGCGGCTGCGCCCGGTCTTGATGACGGCGCTCGTGGCCAGCTTGGGCTTCATCCCGATGGCGACGTCGCACGGCGTCGGCGCGGAAGTGCAGCGACCGCTTGCGACGGTTGTCATCGGCGGCCTCATCACCTCAACGCTCTTAACGCTGCTCGTCTTGCCGACGGTTTATGAAACAATGGAAGAACGGGTTTTGAGACGGAAGCGGGGATGA